From the genome of Nicotiana sylvestris chromosome 2, ASM39365v2, whole genome shotgun sequence, one region includes:
- the LOC104224424 gene encoding senescence-specific cysteine protease SAG39-like produces MALISNWKLAFVALLVLGMWASQTTSRDLNEASMVQKHEYWMARFGRVYRDDAEKAKRLKIFKDNVDYIESVNKAGIRPYKLGINEFADLTNEEFRATHNGYKMSSHQKSSKTVSFRYENVTAPATIDWRTKGAVTGVKDQGQCGTHFQFSAVAATEGINKIKTGKLISLSEQELVDCDTSSDMGCEGGLMDDAFTFIIKNHGLTTESNYPYEGTDGTCKTRKESNHVAKITGYEDVPANSESALLSAVANQPVSVAIDASGSDFQFYSSSVFTGECGTELDHGVTAIGYGKTSDGTKYWLVKNSWGTSWGENGYIRMQRDIDAAEGTCGIAMQASYPTA; encoded by the exons ATGGCTTTGATATCCAATTGGAAGCTTGCTTTTGTAGCTCTACTAGTGTTAGGAATGTGGGCTTCTCAAACCACATCTCGTGACTTGAACGAAGCATCAATGGTCCAGAAACACGAGTACTGGATGGCTCGCTTTGGACGTGTGTACAGAGATGATGCAGAGAAGGCAAAGAGGTTAAAAATATTCAAGGACAACGTTGATTACATTGAGTCAGTCAACAAGGCAGGAATCAGGCCTTATAAGTTGGGCATCAACGAATTTGCAGATTTAACAAATGAGGAATTTAGAGCGACTCACAACGGATACAAAATGTCTTCTCATCAGAAGTCATCAAAAACCGTATCATTCAGGTATGAAAATGTGACTGCTCCCGCCACCATAGATTGGAGAACGAAGGGCGCTGTTACTGGTGTTAAGGACCAAGGGCAGTGTGGTA cacattttcaattttcTGCTGTTGCTGCTACTGAGGGGATCAACAAGATCAAAACAGGTAAGTTAATATCTTTATCTGAGCAAGAACTCGTGGATTGCGATACAAGTTCTGATATGGGATGTGAGGGAGGTCTTATGGATGATGCTTTTACGTTCATCATCAAGAACCATGGACTTACTACCGAATCAAATTATCCATACGAGGGGACCGATGGCACTTGCAAAACTAGAAAGGAATCCAACCATGTTGCCAAGATTACTGGCTATGAAGATGTTCCAGCCAATAGTGAATCTGCTCTGTTGAGTGCAGTTGCTAACCAACCTGTATCTGTTGCCATTGATGCTAGTGGATCAGATTTTCAGTTCTACTCTAGCAGTGTTTTTACTGGAGAATGTGGAACTGAGTTAGATCATGGTGTTACAGCAATAGGATATGGGAAAACTAGTGACGGGACAAAATATTGGTTAGTGAAGAACTCGTGGGGGACTAGTTGGGGAGAGAACGGTTATATTAGAATGCAAAGAGATATTGATGCTGCAGAAGGAACTTGTGGaattgctatgcaagcttcttaTCCAACTGCTTAA